A region from the Onthophagus taurus isolate NC chromosome 8, IU_Otau_3.0, whole genome shotgun sequence genome encodes:
- the LOC139431004 gene encoding uncharacterized protein translates to MLHLIGNSHARASDNTDGMTDPLVAVLPRNNDSTNVVESSLPSLPLYCSGNFDGLSRTMQDFTTDPPLYEQIMNELRSQPGNDNGAIVTTSPTLSSYGLTRISMEIREEGTYQEVVVPPEPATNQTDVVQPLPDIVHTDVTSQAPAENQVLAAPSVPATEDVSQPSDRICVSPVFSSGPIRYTSRRIKKRVNLLSRGCVKQTTRPNPSPASQDSCRLLRNALAKPPRNTRRVPTLATVTRPATVVTSPPEVTIDIRDSPPTITTIPPQNVVFPPPLPIPTIPQRQNLPAVNTAHPDPWVDAFLHSTTNLASSLLSQEDFFILGLKPQLQTKVTTLEHHKRHFVNALNAVNQNPTVCFAASSNILNMYNTKINLYKSLLRLLPDNG, encoded by the coding sequence ATGCTTCACTTAATTGGTAACAGCCACGCTCGTGCAAGCGATAATACCGATGGTATGACCGACCCACTGGTTGCCGTGCTGCCACGCAATAACGACAGTACGAATGTTGTTGAGTCAAGCCTACCGTCGTTACCATTATATTGCAGCGGCAACTTTGACGGTTTGAGTCGTACCATGCAGGATTTCACTACAGACCCACCACTGTACGAGCAAATAATGAATGAGCTCCGGTCACAGCCAGGGAACGACAATGGTGCGATTGTTACCACCAGTCCAACCTTGTCGTCCTACGGCTTAACTCGCATCAGTATGGAGATACGAGAAGAAGGAACATATCAGGAAGTTGTTGTGCCACCTGAACCTGCTACCAATCAGACCGACGTGGTACAACCACTTCCAGATATTGTACATACGGATGTCACAAGTCAAGCACCTGCTGAAAACCAGGTGCTTGCGGCACCGTCTGTACCAGCGACGGAAGACGTATCCCAACCCTCCGATAGGATATGTGTTTCGCCTGTCTTCTCGAGTGGACCCATACGGTACACATCCCGCCGTATAAAAAAACGCGTCAACTTGTTGTCAAGGGGTTGCGTGAAACAAACTACCCGCCCAAACCCTTCTCCTGCTTCACAAGACTCCTGTAGATTGCTGCGCAACGCATTAGCCAAACCTCCCCGTAACACACGAAGAGTACCTACACTCGCTACAGTAACCAGACCTGCAACGGTGGTTACATCTCCACCAGAGGTGACCATCGACATCCGTGACAGCCCGCCAACTATCACAACTATCCCACCACAAAATGTGGTGTTCCCACCACCTTTACCTATCCCTACTATCCCGCAGAGGCAAAATCTTCCAGCTGTAAATACCGCACATCCCGACCCATGGGTTGATGCGTTTCTGCATTCAACAACCAACTTGGCAAGCAGTCTTTTGTCCCAAGAGGATTTTTTCATCTTGGGCTTGAAACCTCAATTGCAAACCAAAGTGACGACTTTGGAACATCATAAGCGCCACTTCGTGAACGCGTTGAATGCAGTAAACCAGAATCCCACCGTCTGCTTTGCTGCTTCTTCAAACATCCTTAACATGTACAACACCAAAATTAACCTGTATAAGTCCCTTCTCAGGCTGCTGCCTGACAACGGTtaa
- the LOC139431187 gene encoding uncharacterized protein: MLTCDVCYKEFTRPDNLVRHQRTACIGKRRKVEEDQQGDVIVCEICDEHVTRQCYSSHLRSNKHKQKAFVIIDDGVEKIDSIFGDKICSFRVSDHERKYVDMKEFSNRIREKVISLIQSVRNVNGSLKVNTEIFGLYFINTKEEVEIKSFNTKNKIITVAVDLYQTYEDFMDEIMVKMSEFQERDSGWTLLEILYLEMNCNKFNPTRASSYIDLPTSIKGKRAVINVQNNDNKCFAWALMSALYQPTGLPQRISSYPDYRETELKFDCVTFPVPIRDIPKFEEENNISINVYGINSWYNGEKMVDDIVTVCICKQKRERHVNLLVVSDNFGNNHYCWIKNLSRLINTQSSTHEHQRYICEGCLQYFSTEDKLVRHQMDDCKKVKATVPSEQIKVNKFGHLEKENVLQFEGFEKKMKVPFVVYADFEAILKPLTPEEGKVYDDNKPYTARCFEHEPYAFAYYIKCAYDDNLSKFQIYRGRNAALEFIIRLEKDVIEIYKQHLRQTKDMIPLSCLDQFVNELSSVCHICDKPINKEEKVCDHDHLTGLYRGPAHSVCNINYKLPMFIPVFFHNLSNYDAHMFVKSIALNKEEVEVIAQNKEKYISFSKKIVVGETTDNKGKKRKVFMKIRFVDSFRFMASSLEKLVSYLDDKDCVEVKKKFKDSEEFRLMRQKGVFPYSFVDSFEKLEYSKLPDHTQFYDILSSSNISKEQYSRAQTVWNKFKCTTLGEYSDLYLTSDVLMLTDVFENFRTISLENYNLDPCHYYTAPGFGWDALLKMTGVKLELLSDIDMLHFFKKGIRGGLCMCVKRSAIANNKFLDDFNPEKPSSYILYLDATNLYGYAMSCKLPTGGFRWLSNQEIADIDVECLDDEHLGYVFEVDLEYPERLHNQHDDLPFCPENIIAPGSKHPKLIANLQNKSKYIIHYVNLRECVKKGLKLTKIHRALQFQQSPWMKPYIDFNSEKRMNATNEFGKNHYKQMNNIVYGKTMENVENRVDIRLVSHWENRYRRPGAEALIAKPTFKSSKIFCHNLAAIEMQKVEVKYNKPLYVGFSVLELSKAVIYNFFYNYLKEKYGENVLLLYTDTDSLILEIFTENVYQDIKENIEMFDTSNYKLNNRHNIPPGPPIVGKMKDEYPNTILTSFYGTGAKAYCINTLEGVVKRAKGVKKYVIDKNLSVSEYKRIIEDGGSVRKKMYVFRSSYHTMYTELKNKVALSAHDDKRYVMEDGCHTLAWGNYLIEDLRREDLLDNLLELLNVNMYG; this comes from the exons ATGTTGACCTGCGACGTGTGTTACAAAGAGTTTACTAGACCAGATAATCTTGTGAGACATCAACGCACAGCATGTATTGGGAAACGTCGAAAGGTGGAAGAGGATCAACAAGGAGATGTTATAGTGTGTGAAATATGTGATGAACACGTAACCAGACAATGTTATTCCTCACATCTGCGTAGCAACAAACATAAACAGAAAGCCTTCGTAATAATAGATGATGgtgtagaaaaaatagattcgatatttggagataaaatatgtAGTTTTAGAGTGAGCGATCATGAACGGAAGTACGTAGACATGAAGGAATTCAGTAACCGAATTAGAGAAAAAGTTATCAGTTTGATACAGTCCGTGAGGAATGTAAATGGTAGTTTAAAAGTGAATACGGAAATTTTTGGattgtatttcataaatacgaaggaagaagtggaaatcaaatcattcaacacaaaaaataaaattataacagtaGCCGTAGACTTATACCAAACATACGAGGACTTTATGGACGAGATTATGGTGAAAATGTCGGAATTCCAAGAACGGGACTCAG GTTGGACCTTGTTGGAAATATTATATCTTGAAATGAACTGTAACAAGTTTAATCCTACAAGAGCATCGAGCTACATCGACTTACCGACATCCATAAAAGGGAAGAGAGCGGTAATAAACGTGcaaaataacgataataagTGCTTTGCTTGGGCACTGATGTCCGCACTGTACCAACCCACAGGTTTACCGCAAAGAATATCATCATACCCAGATTATAGGgaaacagaattaaagtttGACTGCGTAACATTCCCAGTACCCATCAGAGACATACCAAAATTtgaggaagaaaataacatttcaattAACGTCTATGGTATAAATTCTTGGTATAATGGAGAGAAAATGGTAGATGATATTGTaactgtatgtatatgtaaacaGAAACGGGAGCGTCATGTAAACTTATTAGTAGTCAGCGACAATTTCGGGAATAACCactattgttggataaaaaacttatctcgACTGATAAATACACAATCATCGACTCATGAACATCAAAGATATATTTGTGAGGGTTGTTTGCAATACTTTTCAACTGAAGACAAGTTGGTACGACATCAGATGGATGActgtaaaaaagtgaaagCAACAGTACCAAGCgaacaaataaaagtgaatAAGTTCGGACATctagaaaaggaaaatgttttacaatttgaaggatttgaaaaaaaaatgaaagttccGTTTGTGGTGTACGCCGATTTCGAGGCGATTCTGAAACCCTTAACGCCCGAAGAAGGAAAAGTTTACGATGATAATAAACCATATACGGCCCGATGTTTTGAACACGAACCATACGCGTTTGCGTACTACATTAAGTGTGCTTACGATGATAACTTATCGAAATTCCAAATATACCGAGGGCGAAACGCTGCTCtggaatttattataagattggagaaggatgtaatagagatctataaacaacatttgaggCAAACAAAGGATATGATACCGCTAAGCTGTCTGGACCAATTTGTAAATGAACTGAGTTCCGTATGTCACATTTGTGATAAACcaataaacaaagaagagaAAGTGTGTGATCACGATCACTTGACAGGATTGTATAGGGGTCCTGCGCATTCCGTctgcaatataaattataaattaccgaTGTTTATCCCTGTGTTTTTCCACAACCTGTCGAATTACGATGCCCACATGTTTGTGAAAAGTATTGCCCTAAACAAGGAGGAagtagaggtgatagcacaaaacaaagaaaaatatatttctttttccaaaaaaatagttgtCGGAGAAACAACCGATAACAAGGGAAAGAAACGCAaagtgtttatgaaaataagattCGTCGACTCGTTTAGATTCATGGCGAGTTCTTTGGAAAAGTTGGTTTCATATTTGGATGATAAGGATTGTGtggaagtgaaaaaaaaattcaaagactCTGAAGAATTTAGATTGATGCGCCAGAAAGGTGTATTTCCATATTCGTTCGTAGATTCGTTTGAAAAGTTGGAGTATAGTAAATTGCCTGATCATACACAGTTTTACGACATATTGAGTTCAAGTAATATTTCAAAGGAACAATACTCTAGAGCACAGACTgtatggaataaatttaagtgtACAACGTTGGGAGAATACAGTGACCTGTATTTGACGTCAGATGTGTTAATGTTGACTGAcgtctttgaaaatttcaggaCAATATCTTTGGAGAATTACAATCTGGATCCTTGCCATTATTATACTGCGCCCGGGTTTGGGTGGGATGCTCTGTTAAAAATGAcaggtgtaaaattagaattgttaTCAGACATTGACAtgttacacttttttaagaaagGAATTAGAGGCGGTCTCTGTATGTGTGTAAAACGATCTGCAATAGCAAACAACAAGTTCCTTGACGATTTTAACCCGGAAAAACCATCATCATATATTCTATACTTGGACGCTACCAATTTGTATGGGTATGCAATGAGTTGTAAATTACCAACAGGCGGTTTTCGATGGTTGTCGAACCAAGAAATAGCAGATATAGATGTGGAGTGTTTAGATGATGAACACCTTGGTTATGTCTTTGAAGTGGATTTGGAGTATCCCGAAAGGTTACACAACCAGCATGATGATCTACCGTTTTGTCCCGAAAACATAATCGCTCCCGGATCGAAGCATCCTAAGTTGATTGCgaacttacaaaataaatcgaaatacatAATTCACTATGTAAACCTACGTGAATGTGTGAAAAAAGGTCTTAAGCTAACCAAAATACACCGTGCATTGCAATTTCAACAATCGCCGTGGATGAAACcatatatcgattttaactctgaGAAACGAATGAATGCTACGAATGAATTTgggaaaaatcattataaacaaatgaataatatcgTGTATGGGAAAACgatggaaaatgttgaaaatagagtCGATATACGATTAGTGTCACATTGGGAGAATCGTTACAGGAGACCCGGTGCAGAAGCTCTTATCGCAAAGCCGACTTTCAagtcatcgaaaattttctgccatAATTTGGCAGCCATTGAAATGCAGAAGGTGGAGGTCAAATATAACAAACCTCTGTATGTAGGGTTTAGCGTACTGGAATTGTCGAAAGCGgtcatttataactttttttataattatttaaaagagaaatatggtgaaaacgtattattgttatatacaGATACGGATTCGTTAATTCTCGAAATATTTACTGAGAATGTATACCaggatatcaaagaaaatatagagaTGTTCGATACCTCTAATTACAAGTTAAACAACAGACATAATATTCCTCCAGGGCCGCCGATAGTtggaaaaatgaaagatgagTACCCAAATACGATATTAACATCGTTTTATGGTACAGGAGCTAAAGCTTAttgtattaacactttggaaggAGTTGTCAAGCGTGCCAAGGGTGTGAAAAAGtatgttatcgataaaaacttAAGTGTTTCAGAATATAAACGGATTATCGAAGATGGAGGTTCTGTGCGAAAAAAGATGTATGTCTTTCGCTCCTCCTATCACACGATGTATACAGAACTAAAGAATAAAGTGGCGCTCTCTGCACATGACGATAAACGTTACGTGATGGAGGATGGATGTCATACTTTAGCTTGGGGAAACTATCTTATTGAAGATCTACGCAGGGAAGATCTTTTGGACAACTTATTGGAGTTGTTAAATGTAAACATGTATGGCTAG